One genomic region from Gopherus flavomarginatus isolate rGopFla2 chromosome 20, rGopFla2.mat.asm, whole genome shotgun sequence encodes:
- the FXYD3 gene encoding FXYD domain-containing ion transport regulator 3 isoform X1, with protein sequence MQPVTTGFLLLLAVAFPVLKAEHPMDPASPFYYDWHRLRVGGLIAAGILCALGVIVLLSGKCKCKFNRKARRPNESPHLITPGSASNS encoded by the exons ATGCAGCCAGTCACCACCGGCTTCCTGCTGCTTTTGGCAG TGGCGTTTCCTGTCCTGAAAGCTGAACACCCCATGG ACCCAGCAAGCCCCTTCTATTACG actGGCACCGCCTGCGGGTCGGAGGGTTGATCGCCGCTGGCATTCTCTGCGCCCTGGGGGTCATTGTGCTGCtca GTGGAAAATGCAAATGCAAATTTAACCGCAAAGCCA GGCGGCCGAATGAGTCCCCTCACCTCATCACCCCCG GCAGCGCCAGTAACAGCTGA
- the FXYD3 gene encoding FXYD domain-containing ion transport regulator 3 isoform X3 → MQPVTTGFLLLLAVAFPVLKAEHPMDPASPFYYDWHRLRVGGLIAAGILCALGVIVLLSGKCKCKFNRKARQRQ, encoded by the exons ATGCAGCCAGTCACCACCGGCTTCCTGCTGCTTTTGGCAG TGGCGTTTCCTGTCCTGAAAGCTGAACACCCCATGG ACCCAGCAAGCCCCTTCTATTACG actGGCACCGCCTGCGGGTCGGAGGGTTGATCGCCGCTGGCATTCTCTGCGCCCTGGGGGTCATTGTGCTGCtca GTGGAAAATGCAAATGCAAATTTAACCGCAAAGCCAG GCAGCGCCAGTAA
- the FXYD3 gene encoding FXYD domain-containing ion transport regulator 3 isoform X2 has translation MQPVTTGFLLLLADPASPFYYDWHRLRVGGLIAAGILCALGVIVLLSGKCKCKFNRKARRPNESPHLITPGSASNS, from the exons ATGCAGCCAGTCACCACCGGCTTCCTGCTGCTTTTGGCAG ACCCAGCAAGCCCCTTCTATTACG actGGCACCGCCTGCGGGTCGGAGGGTTGATCGCCGCTGGCATTCTCTGCGCCCTGGGGGTCATTGTGCTGCtca GTGGAAAATGCAAATGCAAATTTAACCGCAAAGCCA GGCGGCCGAATGAGTCCCCTCACCTCATCACCCCCG GCAGCGCCAGTAACAGCTGA